One region of Pseudomonas glycinae genomic DNA includes:
- a CDS encoding AAA family ATPase, protein MTSLHADEAFLGHFQLSHDPFAPRVPGFKFFPAQRKPVLGQLHHLARYSQLLLVVTGPQGSGKTLLRQALVASTNKQSVQSVVVSARGAGDAAGVLRQIAQALDVAQAEVGAILDQVVQLALTGQEVYLLVDDAEQLDESALEALMALGAGAPEGRPHVFLFGESSLIAQLEALHLEEERFHVIELQPYTEEETREYLDQRLEGAGRGVELFTADQISDIHESSEGWPGNINQVARDALIEVMIASRSAVKRPSMGFNMPKKHVLAISAVVVVAVAAAWLMPGRNKAPTTGAPANEQAQLPLGQGAPQAGGAPSVEFNGNTQPMPLPLVGNSQPVMRGPLAEAAGGITEGDDGVPVEGSSNTPPTVTTTAPPAGVQAGPAPTPVPVPVPAAKPTPAPTQVATAKPVPAPAAPAAKPAPAPAKPVAAAKPAEKPVTVAKAAGGSWYAGQPTSNYVVQILGTSSEATAQNFVKEQGGEYRYFKKVLNGKPLYVITYGNFANRDAAVSAIKALPAKVQAGKPWPRTVASVQQELATTR, encoded by the coding sequence ATGACTAGTTTGCATGCCGACGAGGCGTTCCTCGGCCATTTCCAGTTAAGTCACGACCCTTTCGCACCGCGGGTGCCGGGCTTCAAATTCTTCCCGGCCCAGCGCAAGCCGGTGTTGGGTCAACTGCATCACTTGGCTCGTTACAGTCAGTTGCTGCTGGTGGTCACTGGCCCGCAGGGCAGCGGCAAGACCCTGCTGCGCCAGGCGCTGGTTGCCAGTACCAACAAGCAATCGGTGCAGAGCGTCGTCGTTTCCGCCCGTGGCGCCGGCGATGCAGCCGGTGTGCTGCGCCAGATCGCCCAGGCGCTGGACGTGGCCCAGGCCGAAGTCGGGGCGATCCTCGATCAGGTCGTGCAGCTGGCGCTGACGGGGCAGGAAGTCTATCTGCTGGTGGACGATGCCGAGCAGCTCGACGAGTCCGCGCTTGAAGCGCTGATGGCGCTGGGCGCCGGCGCGCCGGAAGGCCGCCCGCATGTGTTCCTGTTCGGTGAGTCGTCGCTGATCGCGCAGCTCGAGGCTTTGCACCTCGAGGAAGAGCGCTTCCACGTCATCGAATTGCAGCCGTACACCGAAGAAGAAACCCGCGAGTATCTCGACCAGCGGCTAGAAGGCGCGGGCCGGGGTGTCGAACTTTTCACCGCGGATCAGATCTCTGATATTCACGAAAGCTCCGAGGGTTGGCCGGGCAACATCAACCAGGTTGCTCGCGATGCTCTGATCGAAGTCATGATTGCCAGCCGCTCTGCGGTCAAGCGTCCAAGTATGGGGTTCAACATGCCGAAGAAACACGTATTGGCGATTTCCGCCGTCGTTGTGGTCGCGGTCGCTGCCGCCTGGCTGATGCCGGGTCGCAACAAGGCACCGACCACCGGTGCGCCGGCCAACGAGCAGGCGCAACTGCCCTTGGGCCAGGGTGCGCCGCAAGCGGGTGGCGCACCGTCCGTCGAATTCAACGGCAATACCCAGCCGATGCCGCTGCCATTGGTCGGCAACTCGCAGCCGGTAATGCGCGGTCCGCTGGCTGAAGCCGCTGGGGGCATCACTGAGGGCGACGACGGCGTGCCGGTCGAAGGTTCCAGCAACACGCCACCGACCGTGACCACCACTGCGCCACCTGCGGGCGTTCAGGCCGGCCCTGCGCCGACACCGGTTCCGGTTCCAGTCCCGGCGGCCAAGCCGACCCCGGCGCCGACCCAGGTCGCTACCGCCAAGCCTGTGCCTGCTCCGGCAGCTCCAGCGGCCAAACCGGCTCCGGCGCCTGCCAAGCCTGTTGCCGCCGCGAAACCTGCCGAGAAGCCGGTCACCGTCGCCAAGGCTGCCGGTGGCAGCTGGTACGCCGGTCAGCCGACCAGCAACTACGTGGTGCAGATCCTCGGTACCAGCTCCGAAGCGACCGCGCAAAACTTCGTCAAGGAGCAGGGCGGCGAGTACCGTTATTTCAAGAAAGTCCTCAACGGCAAGCCTCTCTACGTGATCACCTACGGCAACTTCGCCAATCGTGATGCAGCCGTTTCTGCCATCAAGGCCTTGCCAGCGAAGGTTCAGGCTGGTAAACCTTGGCCTCGCACTGTCGCCAGCGTCCAACAGGAACTGGCAACAACTCGCTGA